The Sphaerochaeta globosa str. Buddy region TGCTGAAGGTGGCCTCACTCGGTACGGAGGTGAACCCGCAGACCTGCCGCAGCGACGGATCGCTGAGCAGGCGGTTGCGAAGCGAGGTGACGGTGGGAATCTTGAAAAACTGCTTGGCCAGGGCCGAACGGATCATCGCCGTCTCATCATAGCCTTTGCGCCCAAGCAGGCTTGCCTTGCCGTCGCACGCCGGCAGGAATTCCTCTAGCACCTGCAGCATCTGGATGAACGTACGGTGTTCGGCGGTCACATACCCTTCGAAAACCTCTTGGATGTCGAAAGAAATTCCGAATACCATCTGGCAACCGCCGAGGATTTCTGCTATGCTTTTCATGGACCTGCTCTCCTTCTAATCGTTTGTAGTTAATCATATTATAAAGGATTGTCAGGTCCATTTCTATACAAATATCCAAATAACGTGCTTGTTTGCAGCAAGGATGAGCTTCTGAAGCTGCCTCAAGTAGCTCAGAAGAATGAAAATATCAGGCATTTGCTATTTTGCAAGAGCCTCTTACAGAGAACCGCTATTCAGGCATTCCTACCATCTATAGCTCGATGAGGGAAGCTGGTAACCCGGACCCAGTTTTTGATTCATCACGTGGCCTTTTTACGGTAACCTTGTATAAACGAGCATCCTCGGTGGAGCAACTTGAAACCATACAGGGCGAAGACCACTCCGATATTGAACAGTTGATTCTGGAATTCTGCAAGGTTCCAAGAACTAGGACTCAGCTGGCTGCTCACTTCAGTTTTAAATCGGTTTCCTATTTTTATTCAAAACATGTACTTCCTTTGATAGAGAGAGATTTGTTGGTAATGAGTAATCCCGATCGACCAAAGAGCACCAATCAAACCTATACAACAGCTGCAGCATTTCGTTAGGGAGTGATACCCATCAAACATTTCTCACTCCGTTTGCAAAGGCTCTGCTTCGGACAAAATCCTACCGGTTGGGGATAGTGTAAGAGCAGAGCCTATTCTAATGGTAAATATTTGTTTTGAAAAGAAATAAGTACAAACTATGAAAAGTAGAGTATACTATAGGTATGGAAATGCTCATCAAAAAACGTGATCTCTACTTACATCAACTCATTGCTTACCGGGATACCCCTCTTATCAAAGTAATTACAGGCATTCGTAGGTGCGGCAAATCCATGTTGCTTGAACTATGGAAACAGGAACTGCTGTCCAGCGGTGTGCCTGCAAAAAACATCATTCATATTAATTTTGAATCCATGCAGTTCGACAACATCAGGGATTACCGTGCTCTCTACTTCTTGGTGGAAAAGCAATTGCAATCAACTCGCAACTACCTCATGCTGGATGAGATTCAGCAGGTGATCGATTGGCAGAAAGCGGTAAACGCACTCATGGTGGACAAGGATATCGATATCTATATCACCGGTTCGAACGATAATCTGCTTTCTTCTGAACTCTCCACACTCATTACCGGTCGGTATGTGGAGATTAAGATGTTCCCGCTCTCCTTCAAGGAGTTTCTGGATTTCAAGGAACTGGAAAAAGGTCTATCCCAGCAGGAGAATTTCGATTCCTACATTAAGTACGGTTCAATGCCGGCAGTCTCTTCGCTCCCCTTGGATGGCCAGGTGATCGCGAACTTTTTGCAAGGAATCTACAATACTGTAATCCTCAAGGATGTCATCCAGCGCAACGTGGTGAAGGATACCATGCTCCTGGAATCGGTGTTGCACTATCTCATGCAGAATATTGGATCCCTATTTTCCTCCAAGAAGGTCAGCGAAGCCTGCTCCATCGGGAGCCGGAAGACCAATCTTGAAGCGGTGGAAGAGTACTTGTATATGTTCGAACAGGCTTTCGTTATTTATAAAGCAGAGCAGTTCGACATCAAGAAGAATCTGATCAATCCCAATTTGGCAAAGTATTATATTGTTGATACGGGAATTTGGCATGCAATCCTCGGATATCATGCCCTTACCACCAGTGTTTTGATTGAAAATATTGTCTATCTTGAATTGTTGAGAAGGAACTTTGAAGTTTTTGTAGGTAAACTCGATTCCAAGGAGATTACGTTCATCGCCAATCGTCACGACCTGCAGATGTATGTACAGGTTATGGCTACCTGTTCAGACGAGACCCTTCTTACTGAAAAGCTTGCATCCCTGAAGGAAGTCAATGGCACTTCCAAAAAGTTGATTCTCACTCTCGATTGCGACACCCTCCCTACCATTGAGGGAGTAGTAGTGAAAAACGTACTCGATTTTCTTTTGGAATAGTGCTCACCACACAGGATGCCTATACTGCAACTATGTTGCAGTATATTGTGGCAGAAGTCGTTCGAATTCTTCTCTCACTACTTCGTAGCACTCACACACCCGGGCCTCAAGCCCAGGACGATCCAACACCGTAATACAACCTCTACTATATTGGATTAACCCAGCACTTTGTAGCTTTCCTGCTGCCTCGGTCACGCCTTCACGTCGTACACCCAACATATTGGCGATGAGTTCCTGCGTCATTCTCAACGTATTTGACGGTAATCTGTCCAGGCTGAGAAGCAGCCACCTACAGAGCTGTTGATCGACTGTATGATGGCGATTGCAGACAGCAGTCTGCGCCATTTGGGTCAGCAAAGCCATGGTGTAGCGCAAAAGCAAATGCTGAAAAGCACCAGAACGTTTAAACTCGAGCTGCAAGTCTGCCGACGGGAGTCGATAGGCAATTCCCTCGCTTTGCACAACTGCTCGGTTGGGAACGCTATCCCCACCCATGAATAAGGCAATACCGACGATACCTTCATTGCCGACAACAGATATTTCTGCCGATGCACCATCTTCCATTACATAGAGAAGCGATACGATTGAGTCGATGGGGAAGTATACGTATGCCAATTGCCCACCGGACTCGTACAGTGCAGAGCCGAGAGTGAGGGTGACCAGCTCAAGACGACTGGAAATGCGGTCATATTCCGCTTGGGGTAGAGCAGCGAGTAGTTTGTTTACTTTGGGATTGATTCGATCTGGAATACAGTCCTCCCTGTATAATGTATAGTGAAATATTATAAGTAAATAATAGGCTTTGATACCTTTTTTGTCAATGAAGAAACGCGAAAAATGATTGATAGTGATATTTAGTAACAGTATTTAAAAAATACTAATGGATTTTAATTTTTAAGCACTTTTTATGACAGATATTGAATTCGAGGATGGCATGTCTGCCGCTTTCGAATAAAGAGTTTCACAATTATTAAAAATTGCTGATTCAAACAAAAAAGCGACGTTGAGTATGGAGTTCTCAACGTCGGAAGTGATAGGTTCACTCTATCGGATGAAAGGGCCTACAGAGTAGGATTAGTCACCGTCGATTGGGCAATTGCAATATTGGTTTGTGCAAGTAATTTGCCGTTGATCGACGAGCCTGTGTTCATCGTAATATTTGTCTCACACAAGACAATGCCCTCGAAATGAGAACCGGTACCCATAACCGTCTCTCCTGAAACCTGCCAGAAGATGTTCTTCGCTTGGGCTCCCCCACTGAGGATGACATCAAAATTACTGCTTATGGTGAGGTCTCCGGATACCTGGAAAATCCAGACATCGTTTGCTCCACCGTTGATGGTAACATCCGACCCAATGGTGACTGAACTAGTCCATTTGTAAAGGCCTGGGATCAGGCTGAGAGAACCAATCTCTCCAGCACCATGGTCGAGGAAATTGGGAGTTGATCGGCCGGCTGCATCGGTATACGCAGTCATCATATCCTCAACCGCAGTAGTGAGATTGGTGTTTGTAGGAGGTGCCATGTCAGCTGCATAGAGGAAACCAGCTACTTGGAAGGAAGTGGCATACCCGGTGGCATCGGTTTGGGAGAAGCCAGTCATATAGGATTCTGCTGCAGGACTTATTCCTACATTGCCGGTGATGATGGAATCGGGAACGGTCGAAATTGCTGATTTTGCCAAAATTACATAGTTTGCAGCAGTTCTCAAATTCACCGGTGCGGGACCACTACCAGCGGCTGCCGTGGTGAACGTCCAGACTTTCGACTCCGAAAGGCCGGTCCCTTCAGTATTCTTTACGTCAGTCGTCAACGTTGCCGTGTAGGCTGTCGTATTGAGAAGGTTTGCCGAGGGGGCGAATATCGCTTTTTTGTTGGGAGCATCGTAGGTCACTATACCTGCAACACTTGTTGTCCCATCGCTTACCAGAAAGGTCCCGCTGGTGATGGTGGCGGGATCGACCGGTTCATTGAAGATTGCACTGATTGTCCCGTTGATGGCAGCACCCGTCGATGTATTGTCGGGGAGCGTGGAACTTACAACGGGGGCATCCAGTGTAAGGATGTCAGCTTTGCATCCAACGAAGGCTGTTGCAATCGTGAGTATTGCCAGCAGCACGATTAGGAAACGTTGCGTGATTTTTACTTTTTTCATTGAAATCCTCCAGATTT contains the following coding sequences:
- a CDS encoding Crp/Fnr family transcriptional regulator, whose amino-acid sequence is MKAYYLLIIFHYTLYREDCIPDRINPKVNKLLAALPQAEYDRISSRLELVTLTLGSALYESGGQLAYVYFPIDSIVSLLYVMEDGASAEISVVGNEGIVGIALFMGGDSVPNRAVVQSEGIAYRLPSADLQLEFKRSGAFQHLLLRYTMALLTQMAQTAVCNRHHTVDQQLCRWLLLSLDRLPSNTLRMTQELIANMLGVRREGVTEAAGKLQSAGLIQYSRGCITVLDRPGLEARVCECYEVVREEFERLLPQYTAT
- a CDS encoding ice-binding family protein is translated as MKKVKITQRFLIVLLAILTIATAFVGCKADILTLDAPVVSSTLPDNTSTGAAINGTISAIFNEPVDPATITSGTFLVSDGTTSVAGIVTYDAPNKKAIFAPSANLLNTTAYTATLTTDVKNTEGTGLSESKVWTFTTAAAGSGPAPVNLRTAANYVILAKSAISTVPDSIITGNVGISPAAESYMTGFSQTDATGYATSFQVAGFLYAADMAPPTNTNLTTAVEDMMTAYTDAAGRSTPNFLDHGAGEIGSLSLIPGLYKWTSSVTIGSDVTINGGANDVWIFQVSGDLTISSNFDVILSGGAQAKNIFWQVSGETVMGTGSHFEGIVLCETNITMNTGSSINGKLLAQTNIAIAQSTVTNPTL
- a CDS encoding ATP-binding protein, whose protein sequence is MEMLIKKRDLYLHQLIAYRDTPLIKVITGIRRCGKSMLLELWKQELLSSGVPAKNIIHINFESMQFDNIRDYRALYFLVEKQLQSTRNYLMLDEIQQVIDWQKAVNALMVDKDIDIYITGSNDNLLSSELSTLITGRYVEIKMFPLSFKEFLDFKELEKGLSQQENFDSYIKYGSMPAVSSLPLDGQVIANFLQGIYNTVILKDVIQRNVVKDTMLLESVLHYLMQNIGSLFSSKKVSEACSIGSRKTNLEAVEEYLYMFEQAFVIYKAEQFDIKKNLINPNLAKYYIVDTGIWHAILGYHALTTSVLIENIVYLELLRRNFEVFVGKLDSKEITFIANRHDLQMYVQVMATCSDETLLTEKLASLKEVNGTSKKLILTLDCDTLPTIEGVVVKNVLDFLLE